In Arthrobacter ramosus, one DNA window encodes the following:
- a CDS encoding LacI family DNA-binding transcriptional regulator, translated as MKNVADLAGVGIKTVSRVVNNESGVSEETRQRVLRATEQLQYHLDMTAGSLKRSGRKTQSIGLLLPSVSNPFSGEIHRALEDALTERGIAVFASSLDDDPQREKKLISAFLGRRVDGLVLTPIARSQAYVIPEHSRSLPMVFIDREPVGIEADAVVTDNEVGASKAAAHLIRHGHTRLAYLGDRTDIQTATKRRTGFLEEIGRAGIATSTIPVRNGLHDEETALRAAIELLTSENPPTAIFSSQNLITFGAMRALRSLGLHHSVALIGFDDFTLADMMEPGTTVIAQHPERIGKLAAERILARIDGDDGAPKTYIVPSELIPRGSGEIPPLN; from the coding sequence ATGAAAAACGTCGCGGATCTCGCGGGAGTAGGGATCAAGACGGTCTCGCGAGTCGTGAACAACGAATCCGGCGTTTCGGAGGAAACACGCCAGCGGGTCCTCAGGGCCACGGAACAGCTCCAGTATCACCTCGATATGACCGCGGGCAGCTTGAAACGGTCCGGTCGCAAGACCCAGTCCATCGGGTTGTTGCTTCCCAGTGTGTCCAACCCCTTCAGCGGAGAGATTCACCGGGCGCTGGAAGACGCATTGACCGAGCGCGGGATTGCGGTTTTCGCCTCGAGCCTGGACGACGACCCGCAACGGGAGAAGAAGCTGATTTCCGCTTTCCTGGGCCGCCGGGTCGACGGACTTGTCCTGACCCCGATAGCCCGGAGCCAGGCATACGTCATCCCGGAGCACTCACGGTCCCTGCCCATGGTGTTCATCGACCGCGAGCCGGTGGGCATCGAAGCCGACGCGGTGGTCACGGACAATGAGGTGGGCGCCTCAAAGGCGGCCGCGCACCTCATCCGCCACGGCCACACCAGACTCGCCTACCTCGGCGACCGGACAGACATCCAGACGGCAACGAAACGCCGCACGGGGTTCCTGGAGGAAATCGGCAGGGCAGGAATTGCGACCTCGACCATCCCGGTGCGCAACGGACTCCACGACGAGGAGACCGCCCTCCGGGCGGCGATCGAGTTGCTCACCTCGGAGAACCCTCCCACCGCGATCTTCTCCAGCCAGAACCTGATCACCTTCGGTGCCATGCGCGCGCTGAGATCCCTCGGGTTGCACCACAGCGTTGCCCTGATCGGATTTGACGACTTCACCCTGGCCGACATGATGGAACCCGGGACCACCGTGATCGCCCAGCATCCCGAGCGCATCGGCAAACTCGCCGCCGAACGGATCCTCGCCAGAATCGACGGAGACGACGGCGCCCCGAAAACCTACATCGTCCCGTCAGAATTGATCCCCAGGGGATCCGGCGAGATCCCGCCACTGAACTAA
- a CDS encoding substrate-binding domain-containing protein: MLSSKAPRPAATRLLAAGAVLTLGALSLTACGGSSSSSSSSGGAAGKIGVSLIVKTTSNPYFVAMEDGAKKAAEGGNIDLKLAAGKSDGDEDTQIQAIENAISKGDKGILITPNGPAVVDAIKKARDAGLYVIALDTPPDPASAVDITFATDNFAAGKQIGQWTAAQLDGKKATIALVDLFSDKVVSVDYNRDQGFLTGLGIDTADKTKNGDEAKTGKYTGGKGGDYEIVGNQASQGAEDGGRTAMETLLSKNPNINVVYTINEPAAAGAYEALKAAGKDKGVLVVSIDGGCTGVNNVKSGIIGATAQQYPVKMAQLGVQAIQDLATSGKKPTVSAGLDFFNTGSALVTDKAVSGLQSIDTTAASQICWGK, translated from the coding sequence ATGTTGAGTTCCAAAGCCCCGAGGCCGGCCGCGACCCGCCTTCTTGCCGCCGGCGCAGTCCTGACCCTCGGCGCACTTAGCTTGACCGCCTGCGGAGGCAGTTCCTCCAGCTCTTCCTCCAGCGGAGGCGCCGCCGGAAAGATCGGCGTTTCGCTGATCGTGAAGACCACCTCCAACCCGTACTTCGTAGCGATGGAGGACGGCGCGAAGAAAGCAGCCGAAGGCGGCAATATTGACCTGAAGCTCGCTGCAGGCAAGTCCGACGGCGACGAGGACACCCAGATCCAGGCCATCGAGAACGCCATCTCCAAGGGCGACAAGGGCATCCTGATCACCCCGAACGGGCCCGCCGTCGTCGACGCGATCAAGAAGGCCCGCGACGCGGGGCTGTACGTGATCGCCCTCGACACCCCGCCGGACCCGGCAAGTGCCGTGGACATCACCTTCGCCACCGACAATTTCGCGGCCGGCAAGCAGATCGGCCAGTGGACAGCGGCGCAGCTGGACGGCAAGAAGGCCACCATTGCGCTGGTGGACCTGTTCAGCGACAAGGTTGTCTCCGTTGACTACAACCGCGACCAGGGATTCCTGACCGGTTTGGGCATCGACACCGCCGACAAGACGAAGAACGGTGACGAGGCCAAGACCGGCAAGTACACCGGCGGCAAGGGCGGGGACTACGAGATCGTCGGCAACCAGGCGTCCCAGGGCGCCGAAGACGGCGGCCGCACGGCGATGGAAACCCTGCTGTCGAAGAACCCGAACATCAACGTCGTCTACACGATTAACGAACCTGCCGCGGCAGGCGCCTATGAGGCCCTGAAGGCCGCCGGCAAGGACAAGGGCGTGCTGGTCGTCTCCATCGACGGCGGCTGCACCGGCGTGAACAACGTCAAGTCCGGCATCATCGGCGCCACTGCCCAGCAGTACCCGGTGAAGATGGCCCAGCTGGGCGTCCAGGCCATCCAGGACCTGGCCACCTCAGGCAAGAAGCCCACGGTCTCAGCGGGCCTGGACTTCTTCAACACCGGCTCCGCACTCGTCACGGACAAGGCAGTTTCCGGACTGCAGAGCATCGACACGACGGCTGCTTCTCAGATCTGCTGGGGCAAGTAA
- a CDS encoding APC family permease: protein MKNESIATSPKDAGVNDVEEQKLEALGYKQELNRTMTLTDVVVYGLIFMVPLAPVAVFGTIFNFSHGMAALVYLVAGIAMFFSAVSYKEMAKEYPVAGSVYSYVRLGTTKFVGFLSGWAILLDYLLLPALLLILAASAMAAIMPDVPGWIWVIGFIAVVAFINLRGIVVTARMNMIFLIIQGAAFIVFVGGALVAIAQGRAQFSFAPFYQPEFFSWDLVFTAIPVAALSYIGFDAISTLNEEAKGGGKAVSKATMIVLWLVIALFVAQVYFAALFVPNNAPFADGDAVNNAFYYISETVVAPWFKIVFTLITAMIALFANVLVSHATTSKMIFAMARDGQLPRRLAVVSKKHQVPTAAMIVVTILTAIIGVLGVGQIDVIVTMVTFGALTAYILLHISVINHFGVRQSSRKYFIHWISPVLGIAVLGYALYSTNILAKIIGISWLAIGTIVALMLKRSGRTLETEDGL, encoded by the coding sequence ATGAAAAACGAAAGTATTGCTACGTCGCCCAAGGACGCCGGAGTCAACGACGTCGAAGAGCAAAAACTAGAGGCGCTCGGCTACAAGCAAGAGCTCAACCGCACCATGACCTTGACCGATGTCGTCGTTTACGGCCTCATCTTCATGGTCCCGCTGGCCCCGGTGGCCGTGTTCGGTACCATCTTCAATTTCTCCCACGGCATGGCCGCGCTGGTTTACCTGGTTGCCGGAATTGCCATGTTCTTCAGCGCCGTCAGCTACAAGGAAATGGCCAAGGAGTACCCCGTTGCCGGGTCCGTGTACTCCTATGTCCGCCTGGGCACCACGAAGTTCGTGGGTTTCCTCTCGGGGTGGGCCATCCTCCTGGACTACCTGCTCCTGCCGGCGCTGCTGTTGATTCTCGCAGCGTCCGCTATGGCCGCGATCATGCCCGATGTTCCTGGCTGGATCTGGGTCATAGGTTTCATCGCGGTGGTGGCCTTTATCAATCTCCGCGGCATCGTTGTCACGGCCCGGATGAACATGATCTTCTTGATCATTCAGGGCGCCGCGTTCATCGTGTTCGTCGGCGGGGCCTTGGTCGCGATCGCCCAGGGGCGGGCCCAGTTCAGCTTTGCCCCGTTCTACCAACCTGAATTCTTCTCCTGGGACCTCGTTTTCACCGCCATTCCGGTCGCTGCCCTGAGCTATATCGGCTTCGACGCCATTTCGACGCTCAACGAGGAAGCCAAGGGCGGCGGAAAAGCCGTGTCGAAAGCGACCATGATCGTCCTTTGGCTTGTCATCGCCTTGTTCGTTGCACAGGTCTATTTCGCGGCCCTGTTTGTCCCCAACAACGCGCCATTCGCCGACGGTGACGCGGTGAACAACGCCTTCTACTACATCAGCGAAACCGTAGTGGCCCCCTGGTTCAAGATCGTCTTCACCCTGATCACAGCCATGATCGCATTGTTCGCCAACGTCCTGGTTTCCCATGCCACGACGTCGAAGATGATCTTCGCAATGGCCCGCGACGGCCAGCTGCCCCGCCGTCTGGCCGTCGTGAGTAAAAAGCACCAGGTCCCGACCGCGGCCATGATCGTAGTGACAATCCTCACCGCTATCATCGGAGTGCTGGGCGTGGGACAGATCGACGTCATCGTCACCATGGTCACCTTCGGCGCCCTCACGGCCTACATCCTGCTGCACATCAGCGTGATCAACCACTTCGGCGTACGTCAGTCCAGCAGGAAGTACTTCATCCACTGGATCTCTCCCGTGCTCGGCATTGCCGTGCTCGGATACGCCCTCTACAGCACCAACATACTGGCGAAAATCATCGGAATCTCATGGTTGGCCATCGGCACCATCGTCGCGTTGATGCTCAAACGGTCCGGCCGCACGCTTGAAACGGAAGACGGCCTCTAA
- a CDS encoding ABC transporter permease — translation MTQQQTAGPPSAGHADLAEEFLDRQTPLSRIRNILHRYPALSPAIVLLIAVVVFGILNERFLRVENLSLITQQVAVVGTLAIAQTLIILTAGIDLSVGAVMILSSMVIAQLAVSNGIPGPLALIAGLAVGLAAGALNGFLVTRFRLPPFIVTLGTLNIFVALTLLYSGGSTVRGSAMPPVLTWLGSTFPIGPVRISTGVVMMILLYVVVAFILGKTAWGRHVYAVGDDKEAARLAGIPVSRVLMSVYLAAGAVLAVGAWIQIGRTNAASPNAGVDLNLDSITAVVIGGTSLFGGRGSIWGSLLGALIVGIFRNGLSLAGLDVLYQTLAVGILIIVAVSIDQWIRKVKS, via the coding sequence GTGACCCAGCAACAGACCGCCGGCCCGCCGAGCGCCGGACATGCTGACCTGGCCGAGGAATTCCTCGACCGCCAGACCCCTCTCAGCAGAATCCGCAACATTCTCCACCGCTACCCGGCCCTCAGCCCCGCCATTGTCCTGCTGATCGCGGTGGTGGTCTTCGGGATCCTCAATGAGCGCTTCCTGCGGGTGGAGAACCTGTCTCTCATCACGCAGCAGGTCGCGGTGGTGGGCACCCTGGCGATCGCCCAGACCCTGATTATCCTGACCGCCGGCATCGACCTCTCGGTCGGGGCGGTCATGATCCTGTCCTCGATGGTGATCGCCCAGCTCGCAGTCAGTAACGGCATCCCCGGGCCGCTCGCCCTCATTGCAGGTCTCGCCGTCGGTCTGGCTGCCGGGGCGCTCAACGGCTTTCTGGTGACCAGATTCCGGCTCCCTCCGTTCATCGTCACCCTCGGAACGCTGAACATTTTCGTCGCCTTGACGCTGCTCTACTCCGGCGGCAGCACCGTCCGCGGATCCGCGATGCCGCCGGTGCTCACCTGGCTGGGAAGCACGTTCCCGATCGGACCCGTACGCATCTCCACCGGCGTCGTCATGATGATCCTGCTCTACGTCGTGGTCGCTTTCATCCTGGGCAAGACCGCCTGGGGACGGCACGTCTACGCCGTGGGCGATGACAAGGAAGCCGCGCGGTTGGCCGGCATTCCTGTGAGCCGCGTGCTGATGAGCGTCTACCTTGCCGCCGGGGCGGTGCTGGCAGTCGGTGCCTGGATCCAGATCGGCCGGACAAACGCCGCCAGCCCGAACGCCGGGGTCGACCTGAACCTGGACTCCATCACCGCCGTCGTGATCGGCGGAACCAGCCTCTTCGGAGGCCGCGGCTCTATCTGGGGTTCCCTGCTTGGCGCATTGATCGTCGGCATCTTCCGCAACGGCCTCTCACTCGCAGGCCTGGACGTCCTCTACCAGACTCTCGCCGTCGGCATTCTGATCATCGTTGCCGTGTCTATCGACCAGTGGATCCGAAAGGTCAAGTCATGA
- a CDS encoding carbohydrate kinase family protein, translated as MHKPQPDGSNNELIDVVVIGEALIDIVNGPEGSISYPGGSPANVAYGLGRLGVRTGLLTAIGDDEHGTAITNHLHSAGVELLPGSASLERTATATATLAADGSASYEFDIAWQLAPVAPAMIPKILHTGSIATFLAPGAGTVRTLLEQCHQSCLVTYDPNIRPALLGSHTEATTIFEDLLPLTDVVKLSDEDAHWLYPGWSPDDVAAHLLQHGARLAVITKGADGALLATPGARFSIPSVKTEVADTIGAGDSYMAALIFGVLTRGNEAFGPAALQNIGQTASIAAAITVSRSGANPPTSNELLTRLAEPQRPYATI; from the coding sequence ATGCACAAGCCCCAACCGGACGGCTCCAACAACGAGCTGATAGACGTTGTCGTCATCGGCGAAGCCCTCATCGACATCGTCAACGGCCCCGAAGGATCCATCAGCTATCCGGGCGGGTCCCCGGCCAACGTCGCCTACGGCCTCGGCCGGCTCGGCGTCCGGACCGGGCTGCTCACGGCAATCGGCGACGACGAACACGGCACCGCCATCACCAACCACCTCCACAGCGCAGGCGTCGAGCTTCTTCCCGGATCCGCTTCTCTTGAACGGACGGCAACCGCCACCGCGACATTGGCTGCCGACGGCTCAGCCAGCTACGAGTTCGACATCGCCTGGCAGCTGGCACCTGTGGCGCCGGCCATGATCCCGAAAATTCTGCACACGGGCTCGATCGCTACGTTCCTGGCCCCGGGAGCCGGCACCGTCCGCACTCTTCTCGAGCAATGCCACCAGTCCTGCCTGGTCACTTACGACCCCAATATCCGCCCTGCTCTCCTTGGCAGCCACACCGAGGCAACGACGATCTTCGAGGACCTGCTTCCGCTCACGGACGTCGTCAAACTCAGCGACGAAGATGCACACTGGCTCTACCCCGGATGGTCCCCGGACGACGTCGCCGCCCACTTGCTGCAACATGGCGCGCGCCTGGCCGTCATCACCAAGGGCGCCGACGGTGCCCTGCTCGCCACACCCGGCGCCCGGTTCAGCATCCCGTCCGTGAAAACCGAAGTTGCCGACACCATCGGCGCGGGCGACTCCTACATGGCCGCACTCATCTTCGGAGTGCTGACCCGGGGCAACGAAGCGTTCGGACCGGCCGCACTCCAAAACATCGGACAAACAGCGTCAATAGCCGCCGCAATCACGGTGAGCCGGTCCGGAGCCAACCCGCCGACTTCCAATGAGCTTCTTACACGGCTGGCCGAGCCTCAACGGCCCTATGCCACCATCTAG
- a CDS encoding response regulator transcription factor, which translates to MVSGKSRILLKAAFAAGAAQYHLDGADQILHILADGTRHDAAALLFWNPAQARHDVLANDGYQAETLAALGDPYAATKAHRKLLKLHRPLRIDDLKYDYRETRLYQTALAPAGFSDGMSTCLISDDGQYAGMLHLSAAHFHNFDDDARDLIGALSPIVAELCRRQTAGYPTLRVREDCKAALFDGQDAPRPVISRDMSSVVFQPHFREFVARFLAGDAASVSGLWASDDGTVALEITRTAAAWSGHRDVALIVETPMELPYRLTTREAEVIDRITVGRSNQQIASELGISIRTVTTHVENILVKMAQESRSGVAAVAIGAGLRRLDLR; encoded by the coding sequence ATGGTCAGTGGAAAGTCCCGGATTCTGCTCAAGGCGGCTTTCGCCGCCGGTGCTGCGCAATATCACCTTGACGGTGCTGACCAGATCCTGCACATCCTGGCCGACGGAACCAGACATGACGCCGCCGCGTTGCTCTTCTGGAACCCAGCCCAGGCCCGGCATGATGTCTTGGCAAACGATGGCTACCAGGCGGAAACCCTGGCCGCCTTGGGCGACCCTTACGCTGCAACCAAGGCACATCGGAAGCTATTGAAACTGCATCGACCGCTGCGCATTGACGACTTGAAGTACGACTATCGGGAAACCCGGCTATATCAGACCGCACTGGCACCGGCAGGCTTTTCTGATGGGATGAGCACGTGCCTTATTTCCGACGATGGCCAATACGCCGGAATGCTCCACCTCTCGGCCGCTCATTTCCATAACTTCGACGATGACGCCCGTGACCTCATCGGCGCTCTCTCACCGATCGTCGCTGAACTGTGCAGACGTCAAACGGCGGGCTACCCCACTCTCCGGGTACGGGAAGACTGCAAAGCCGCCCTCTTCGACGGACAGGACGCTCCCCGCCCCGTCATCTCCCGGGACATGAGCAGCGTGGTTTTTCAGCCGCATTTCCGCGAATTCGTCGCCCGCTTTCTCGCAGGCGACGCAGCTTCCGTCTCAGGGCTCTGGGCCTCCGACGACGGCACGGTCGCCCTGGAAATCACCCGCACGGCCGCGGCATGGTCAGGACACCGCGACGTTGCCCTGATCGTTGAAACACCGATGGAACTTCCGTACAGACTGACCACGAGGGAAGCCGAAGTCATCGATCGGATAACGGTGGGGCGCTCAAATCAGCAGATTGCCTCCGAACTCGGCATTTCAATCCGCACCGTCACAACACACGTGGAGAACATCCTCGTCAAAATGGCACAGGAATCCCGATCGGGTGTGGCCGCGGTGGCCATCGGTGCGGGCCTGCGTCGGCTCGACCTAAGGTAG
- a CDS encoding putative quinol monooxygenase, which produces MTKTLYAEFTVREGSEARVAEMMAELTGHVRREPGNVMFLPYTRETNPREYFVFEVYRDEAAFEEHIGAEYGRKFNAELAGHIEGDGSVLCWLRPLD; this is translated from the coding sequence ATGACCAAAACACTGTACGCGGAATTCACCGTCAGGGAAGGCAGCGAAGCGAGGGTGGCCGAAATGATGGCCGAGCTCACCGGCCACGTCCGCCGGGAACCCGGGAACGTCATGTTCCTGCCCTACACCCGCGAAACCAACCCGCGGGAATACTTCGTGTTCGAGGTCTACCGCGATGAAGCGGCATTCGAAGAACACATCGGGGCTGAATACGGCCGGAAATTCAACGCCGAACTCGCCGGGCACATCGAAGGCGACGGCTCCGTCCTGTGCTGGCTCCGCCCACTGGACTAG
- a CDS encoding ATP-binding cassette domain-containing protein produces MTMTEFAASHTATREPILKARNLVKTFGRVVGLDGVSLDLYPGEVLAVIGDNGAGKSTLIKCLTGAEIPDTGELYVSGQQVHFKRPQDARVHGIETVYQNLAVSPALDVASNLFLGREERLPGPLGSVLRMLDTKGMRRKAKEELTRLGISTLQDVTVPVENLSGGQRQAVAVARAAAFGSKVVVLDEPTAALGVRESNQVLQLVRDLRDRGLPVILISHNMPHVFDVADRIHIQRLGKCAATITPQSHSMTDAVAIMTGAAKA; encoded by the coding sequence ATGACCATGACAGAATTTGCAGCCTCCCACACCGCCACCCGCGAACCCATCCTCAAGGCCAGGAACCTCGTCAAGACCTTCGGCCGCGTCGTCGGGCTCGACGGCGTGAGCCTGGACCTGTACCCGGGCGAAGTCCTGGCCGTCATCGGCGACAACGGCGCCGGCAAGTCCACGCTCATCAAGTGCCTCACCGGCGCCGAAATCCCCGACACCGGAGAGCTCTACGTATCGGGGCAGCAGGTGCACTTCAAACGACCGCAGGACGCGCGGGTCCACGGCATCGAAACGGTTTACCAGAACCTGGCCGTCTCCCCGGCCCTCGATGTCGCCTCGAACCTGTTCCTCGGCCGTGAAGAACGACTCCCGGGCCCCCTGGGGAGCGTGCTCCGGATGCTCGACACCAAAGGCATGCGCAGGAAGGCCAAGGAAGAGCTGACCCGTCTGGGCATCTCCACCCTGCAAGACGTCACAGTGCCGGTCGAAAACCTTTCCGGCGGCCAGCGCCAGGCCGTCGCCGTTGCCCGCGCGGCGGCGTTCGGGTCCAAGGTGGTGGTTCTTGACGAGCCCACCGCGGCCTTGGGCGTGCGCGAATCGAACCAGGTCCTCCAGCTCGTCCGCGACCTGCGCGACCGCGGCCTGCCGGTCATCTTGATCAGCCACAACATGCCGCACGTGTTCGATGTGGCCGACCGGATCCACATCCAGCGCCTGGGCAAGTGCGCGGCCACCATCACCCCGCAGTCCCACAGCATGACCGACGCCGTCGCCATCATGACAGGAGCCGCAAAGGCCTGA
- a CDS encoding LamG domain-containing protein codes for MAAPELHGQADRFTVSPSEGICFTITCRGASSFETQLLRLKGGRREEANPDLGGTAVRSSINTRYERRRHGICRRPYLEVPGSEDVFSGAAGVTFGAFIRSDAPTAAQQAVLTAWDTSMGAGFGIFLQQGKLTLLAGDGDARMELSIPEPLQPGMWYEVAASYDLASGIGALAQKPCSTGVGSRRLAASKARKPRTMTGHCRLGQLPPAPIMIGASAKLTSHWTAAEESFRGTLESPYAIANATKASDLPGLHARRLDAPALLAAWDFSQGLSDDGTHPDEVPDITGSFDARCVNAPLRAVQGHLGNAIENFRTAPERYGAIRLLDRQPDAKKWQSQITLAIPESLESGFYAVRISTANTAEYVPFVVSPPRQPSLQRPEARGQRARTATD; via the coding sequence ATGGCCGCTCCTGAGCTTCACGGGCAGGCGGACCGGTTCACTGTCAGCCCTTCAGAGGGCATCTGCTTCACCATCACTTGCCGGGGTGCATCCAGTTTTGAGACGCAGCTGCTGCGTCTCAAAGGCGGCCGGCGTGAAGAAGCGAATCCGGATCTGGGAGGAACTGCGGTGCGCAGCAGTATCAATACACGATATGAACGCCGCCGGCATGGGATTTGCCGCCGCCCCTACTTGGAAGTGCCGGGCAGTGAAGATGTCTTCAGCGGAGCTGCTGGCGTTACCTTCGGGGCTTTCATACGCTCCGACGCGCCGACGGCCGCACAGCAAGCGGTTCTTACCGCGTGGGACACAAGCATGGGCGCGGGATTCGGAATATTCCTCCAGCAGGGAAAGCTGACGCTTTTGGCCGGCGACGGCGATGCGAGGATGGAGCTCAGCATCCCGGAGCCTCTCCAGCCGGGCATGTGGTACGAAGTGGCCGCGTCCTACGACCTCGCATCAGGTATCGGGGCCCTGGCTCAGAAACCATGCTCTACGGGCGTGGGGTCCCGCCGGTTAGCGGCCTCGAAAGCCCGCAAACCCCGGACGATGACGGGTCATTGCAGACTCGGTCAGCTGCCGCCCGCGCCGATCATGATCGGCGCCAGCGCCAAGCTCACTTCACACTGGACGGCTGCCGAGGAGTCCTTCAGGGGAACGCTTGAATCCCCCTACGCCATCGCGAACGCAACCAAAGCCTCGGATCTGCCGGGGCTGCACGCCCGGCGTCTGGACGCTCCTGCCCTACTTGCGGCATGGGATTTCTCCCAGGGGCTTTCCGACGACGGCACCCACCCCGATGAAGTGCCGGACATCACCGGTTCTTTTGACGCCCGCTGCGTGAATGCGCCTCTGAGGGCGGTCCAGGGACATCTTGGCAACGCGATCGAAAACTTCAGGACCGCGCCGGAAAGGTACGGCGCCATCCGCCTGCTGGACAGGCAGCCTGATGCGAAGAAATGGCAGTCGCAGATCACCCTCGCAATCCCGGAATCGCTGGAAAGCGGGTTCTATGCCGTGCGGATAAGCACCGCGAATACCGCGGAATATGTCCCGTTTGTCGTTTCGCCGCCGAGGCAACCGTCGTTGCAGAGGCCAGAGGCCAGAGGCCAGCGGGCACGAACCGCAACCGATTGA